Within Clostridia bacterium, the genomic segment GCTTTGCATAGAAGGGGCGCGCTGGATAACAATAAAGAGCTGGTCGATCTTGCGAAAAGACTAGAAAAGGCTACCTTGGCTACGATAGAGCAGGGCGTTATGACCGGCGACTTGATTGGATTGTTCAAAAAAGACGGCGTAGAGCCCAAAAAAGTCAATTCAAAACAATTCTTGCAAGAAATCAAGCTTAGACTTGAAAACCTATAAAAACTTTTTGGCGGCTTGCAAACAAGCCGCCAAAAAAAAGATTATATTGTTAGAATTTCCCTTTGCATAAAAGCCGATTTTATGGTAATATATATTGCGGCGTCAGTCATAAGGCTCGCCTGCAGATTTATTAAACCAAAAGGCATATAAATAATACCTAAATATTTTAGGTTTTTTTAAAAAAAATACTAAAAATTTTTGAAGCTTTTGGTTTAAAAATATTAGTCAAATCATTGACATAAAAATCTATAAATGATATTATATTTTGGCACTAATTCGAAGGGGTTGTGTATGCGGGTGTAGCTCAATGGTAGAGCTCCAGCCTTCCAAGCTGGCTGCGTGGGTCCGATTCCCATCACCCGCTCCATTTATGCGCCTGTAGCTCAGCTGGATAGAGCAACGCCCTTCTAAGGCGTGGGTCGGGGGTTCGAATCCCTTCAGGCGTACCAAGTGCGCGGTGGGTATAGCTCAGTTGGTTAGAGCGCCAGGTTGTGGCCCTGGAGGTCAAGAGTTCAACTCTCTTTACTCACCCCAATAGTATAATGGGGTGTCGCCAAGCGGTAAGGCACGGGACTTTGACTCCCGCATTCGTAGGTTCAAATCCTGCCACCCCAGCCATTAATAAGCTGATTGACAACTGAATATTATTACATTGATCCCATTTTTTTGATCCATTAGCTCAGTCGGTAGAGCACATGACTTTTAATCATGGTGTCCCGAGTTCGATTCTCGGATGGATCACCATTTATTTTGCGGATGTGGCGGAATTGGCAGACGCGCCAGACTTAGGATCTGGTATCGTACGATGTGGGAGTTCAAGTCTCTTCATCCGCACCAATTGGAGCTGTATGCGGCAGTAGCTCAGCGGTAGAGTGTCGCCTTGCCAAGGCGAATGTCGCGAGTTCGAATCTCGTCTGCCGCTCCATTTGTGGACCTTTAGCTCAGCTGGTAGAGCAATTGACTCTTAATCAATGGGCCCAGGGTTCGAGTCCCTGAAGGTCCACCATATTTTTTATCCCATTCCCGTTATATGGGAATGGAGATTATCATGATTAACTCGGGAATGCCCGTTGATGGCGTTTTCGGGTTTTTTGTACCATTTTTTAGACCTTTTTTTATTTCAAAATTCCTGTTTCTTTGATTGACTGTATATAATCAGAAGGGGACATATTGGTTATGTCTTTGAATTGCTTTGAAAAGTATTGCAAAGTATCATACCCCAGCATTTCGGAAATGTCTGATATAGAATAAATGCCTTCGGAGATATAGCTTTTTGCCTTTTCGATTTTTAGACGAATAAAATATTGAATAATGCTTTCGCCCATTGTTTCTTTAAATAACTTTTTTAGATAAGTAGGCGAGTAGCCAAGCTTATAAGAAAGAGATTGAATCGTCAGTTTTGATCCTATGCTTTTTTGCATAATATTAATCATCTGCTTGACTATATAATTCTGCGTTTCGTCGGCAGGCTTAGATGATTGCGACTTTTCTTCTAACAAAAAAAGCAGCAGACATTCAAGGCAGTTTTTTATATTTTGTAATGCACCTAACTCAGCCTTTTCTTTTAGGTCAAGGCTGTATTGATACACCAAATTAAGCGGAGCAGAGAAAACTTTTCTGCTTTGGCTTAGCATATTTTTTATAAAAACTCTTTCATTGTTTGAGATTTCCAAAACCGTACCTGCTATTTTATGTATGGGTTCAAGATTACCGTCAAATCCCGTTACTATGACATTGGTATTAGAACGGTTAGGTCTGACGTTATGAAAATGGTTAGGAGCATGAATAAAAGCCTGTCCTTGGCTTAAAATGAAACTTTGATCGATATCAGTAATATCTGCTTCGCCCGAATCGCAATAAACAATTTCCCAAAAGTTATGCTGCTCTCCTTCAAAGCGGAAGTTTTTTGAATAAGCAAAATAATGAAGCGAATAGAGTTTATCTACTGATATTATGTCTTTTATCTCAGTTGGGATATATTTTTCTTCCATAGTTTTTATTATAACAAAAATATAAGGTTTTGTGTCTTATTATATAAACTTATAAGACTTTTTTTATATTTTGTGTTAATTAATCTTGTTATAATAATACTAAACAAAAGAAAAAATTAGGAGAAACCAATGAACGATTATAAGGATATTTACAAAAACTTTTTAATTGACGGTGATTTTGTAAGCCTAGAACGCTATGGCGAAGGACATATCAATGATACATATAAGCTAAGCGTAAGCGATAACGGCAAGATTGTCAATTATATTCTTCAAAGAATCAATAAAAGACTGTTTACCAATGTAGAAGCTTTGATGCGCAATATAGAACTAGTAACAGACTTTTGCCGTAAAAGCGTAATTAAGCGCGGCGGAGATCCTTTGCGTGAATGTTTGACACTTGTAAAAACAAGAGACGGAAAAAGCTATTACTTTGACGGAACAGAATATTTTAGAGTGTATTTGTTTATAGAAAACGCAACAACATACCAGATAGTTAGAAATCCTCAGGATTTTTATCAAAGCGCAGTAGCTTTTGGTAATTTTGCCAATTTGCTTGCTGATTTTGATGCTTCCCAACTTTATGAAGTTTTGCCCAATTTCCACAACACCAAAGTTCGCTATGAAAACTTCAAAAAAGCGGTGGAAAAAGACGAATTTGGACGCAAACAAGAAGTGTTAAAAGAAATCGAATGGGTAGAAGATCACAAATATTTGTGCTCTCAAATCGTGGATAAAATTGCTTCTGGCGAGATACCTCTTCGTGTTACCCATAATGACACAAAACTAAACAACGTAATGATAGACGACGCTACAGGCAAAGCAATAGCAGTTATAGATTTGGATACAGTTATGCCTGGTTCATTGTGCTATGATTTTGGCGACAGCATCCGTTTTGGCTGCAACCCTGCTGCCGAAGACGAACCCGATTTGTCCAAAGTTAACTTCCGTTTTGATCTGTATCAAACCTATCTTGAGGGCTATCTTTCAGCAATAGGCGATTCTATAACCAAGGCAGAAAAAGAAAACTTGCCTATGGGTGCGGTTTTGATGACTTATGAATGCGGAATGCGCTTTTTGACAGATTATCTTGAAGGCGATGTGTATTTCAGAACATCAAGAAAAGGACAAAACCTTGACCGCGCACATACTCAGTTTAAGCTTGTTGACGATATGTTAGCAATCTTTGACAAGATGAAGGCTTTGGTGAAATAATTGATGTCAAACGTCAAAATGACAGAAAATTTTTAGGAGATTTTATGGACGGATTTTTACTGACCGAAAAATTGCTAAGATATGCAAAAAAACATTTACATTTAGATGAGTTTGACGAAGTTTATACGCGCAATGTTTTATTGTCAGAATTAAAATTATCTAAACCTTGTGAACAAAACGCTGATTTATCCAGTATAGACTCAATGGATGTTCCTGACGAGTTATGGCAAGAACTGAAAGAATATGCAATAGAAAACAACCTTGCTGACGACGATACTGCCGATATTTTTTGCGCAAATATATTTGGACTGCTTACTCCCGTACCGTCAGAGATTAATAGAGAGTTCCATATAATTAAGGAAAAGAGCGGAATACAGGCAGCTTGCGATTATCTTTTTGATATGTGCATCAAAAACGGCTATATCCAAAAGACGGCGATAGCACGAAATCTAAAATGGGATTATGAAGACGAAAAAAACAAGCTGGAAATAACGATTAATCTTTCCAAGCCCGAAAAGAACAATAAAGATATAGCAAAACTGCTTACTATGCCGCAGGGAAACAAATATCCTCAATGTATGTTGTGTAAGGAAAATGAAGGCTTTGAAGGCACTATGACTCATCCGCCTAGAAGAAATCTTCGTACCATAAAAGTTAATCTAAACGGTGAAAAATGGTTTATGCAGTATTCACCTTATGCATACTATGATGAACATTGCATTGTCATCAATGAAGAACATATTCCCATGCGTGTAGATGAAAAAACGCCTTATAAGCTTTTGGACTTTGTAGATGCTTTTCCTAATTACTTCATAGGCAGCAATGCTTCATTGCCCATTGTAGGCGGATCTATTCTTAACCACGAACATTATCAAGGCGGACGCCATCTGATGCCTATGCATTTTGCCAAAATCAAAAAGGAATACACAGCTTCAAAATATCCTGATTTGAAAATAGGCATACTTGACTGGTACAACAGTGTGATCCAGATAGAAGGCAAAAGCAGAGATTGTGTCGCAGCTTTTGCAGCTGAGGTTATTAAAGAATGGAAGGAGTTTTCGTGTCCCGAATGCGAAATCATAAGCCATACAGGACAAACTCCGCACAATGCAGTATCGCCTATATGCAGAAAGTCAGGCGACACTTATATAATGTCTTTAATACTTAGAAACAACCGTACTAATGAACAATACCCCGACGGTATTTTCCATGTTCATCCCGAGTACCAAAACATCAAAAGCGAAGGCATCGGCTTGATTGAAGCTATGGGCTTGTTTATACTGCCTGGACGCCTAAAACGCCAGCTTGACGAAATAGAAAACATACTTTTCGGAAAATCGCAATATGACCAAAATTTATACAATGATAAAAATCATGACTTATATATTCATAGAAATATGATTCAAAAACTTATGAATGAGGGCATGGCAAAAGACAAGGCGCAAGCACATGAAAGAGTTCAAAACTATGTAAACCGTGTTTGTGCTGCAATTTTAGATAATACATCCGTATTCAAAAATGATGAAATCGGCAAAAAAGGTTTCCAA encodes:
- a CDS encoding helix-turn-helix transcriptional regulator; the protein is MEEKYIPTEIKDIISVDKLYSLHYFAYSKNFRFEGEQHNFWEIVYCDSGEADITDIDQSFILSQGQAFIHAPNHFHNVRPNRSNTNVIVTGFDGNLEPIHKIAGTVLEISNNERVFIKNMLSQSRKVFSAPLNLVYQYSLDLKEKAELGALQNIKNCLECLLLFLLEEKSQSSKPADETQNYIVKQMINIMQKSIGSKLTIQSLSYKLGYSPTYLKKLFKETMGESIIQYFIRLKIEKAKSYISEGIYSISDISEMLGYDTLQYFSKQFKDITNMSPSDYIQSIKETGILK
- a CDS encoding UDP-glucose--hexose-1-phosphate uridylyltransferase; its protein translation is MDGFLLTEKLLRYAKKHLHLDEFDEVYTRNVLLSELKLSKPCEQNADLSSIDSMDVPDELWQELKEYAIENNLADDDTADIFCANIFGLLTPVPSEINREFHIIKEKSGIQAACDYLFDMCIKNGYIQKTAIARNLKWDYEDEKNKLEITINLSKPEKNNKDIAKLLTMPQGNKYPQCMLCKENEGFEGTMTHPPRRNLRTIKVNLNGEKWFMQYSPYAYYDEHCIVINEEHIPMRVDEKTPYKLLDFVDAFPNYFIGSNASLPIVGGSILNHEHYQGGRHLMPMHFAKIKKEYTASKYPDLKIGILDWYNSVIQIEGKSRDCVAAFAAEVIKEWKEFSCPECEIISHTGQTPHNAVSPICRKSGDTYIMSLILRNNRTNEQYPDGIFHVHPEYQNIKSEGIGLIEAMGLFILPGRLKRQLDEIENILFGKSQYDQNLYNDKNHDLYIHRNMIQKLMNEGMAKDKAQAHERVQNYVNRVCAAILDNTSVFKNDEIGKKGFQKFIKTLNLQEV
- a CDS encoding NADP-dependent isocitrate dehydrogenase (Converts isocitrate to alpha ketoglutarate); translated protein: ALHRRGALDNNKELVDLAKRLEKATLATIEQGVMTGDLIGLFKKDGVEPKKVNSKQFLQEIKLRLENL
- a CDS encoding aminoglycoside phosphotransferase family protein, which codes for MNDYKDIYKNFLIDGDFVSLERYGEGHINDTYKLSVSDNGKIVNYILQRINKRLFTNVEALMRNIELVTDFCRKSVIKRGGDPLRECLTLVKTRDGKSYYFDGTEYFRVYLFIENATTYQIVRNPQDFYQSAVAFGNFANLLADFDASQLYEVLPNFHNTKVRYENFKKAVEKDEFGRKQEVLKEIEWVEDHKYLCSQIVDKIASGEIPLRVTHNDTKLNNVMIDDATGKAIAVIDLDTVMPGSLCYDFGDSIRFGCNPAAEDEPDLSKVNFRFDLYQTYLEGYLSAIGDSITKAEKENLPMGAVLMTYECGMRFLTDYLEGDVYFRTSRKGQNLDRAHTQFKLVDDMLAIFDKMKALVK